One segment of Candidatus Caldatribacterium sp. DNA contains the following:
- a CDS encoding phenylacetate--CoA ligase translates to MPREELYELQKTRLQKTIQNAMRTPFYRRLFAQHRINPERIKTPEDLKHVPFTTKEDLRRGFPFDFLAVPLEEVVRLHSSSGTTGTPTVIYHTREDLDRWTNQVARCLYMVGVRKHDVFQNMMSYGLFTGGLGMHYGAERIGALTIPIGAGNSKRQIWFLKHFKSTVIHIIPSYALLLSNIIRGEGLDPKKDFNLRIILLGAEPHSEETRRRIEEIYGAKAYNSYGLSEMNGPGGAFECLYQDGMHIWEDYYIVEVINPETLEPCPPGEPGEIVLTTIFRDATPILRYRTRDVAALIEEPCPCGRTHRRITRIQGRTDDMFIFRGVNIFPMQIEKVLMNIPEVGSNYRIVLERKDYEDTMRVEVEIKPEFFFGDLQKLERLRERIESELRAEILVTPEVILVEPGSLPTQEGKAQRVFDYRKL, encoded by the coding sequence ATGCCCAGGGAAGAGTTGTATGAGCTCCAGAAGACAAGGCTTCAGAAGACCATTCAGAATGCCATGCGAACACCTTTCTACCGGCGTCTCTTCGCTCAGCATCGGATAAATCCCGAGCGCATCAAAACCCCAGAGGACCTAAAGCATGTCCCTTTCACCACAAAAGAGGACCTCCGTCGGGGATTCCCCTTTGATTTTCTCGCTGTGCCTCTCGAGGAAGTTGTTCGCCTCCACTCCTCCTCCGGAACTACGGGAACACCAACGGTTATCTACCACACGAGGGAGGACCTCGATCGGTGGACGAACCAGGTTGCCCGCTGCCTCTACATGGTGGGGGTACGCAAGCACGACGTCTTCCAGAACATGATGAGCTATGGACTCTTCACGGGTGGGCTTGGAATGCATTACGGCGCAGAACGTATCGGAGCTCTCACCATTCCCATTGGTGCGGGGAACAGCAAAAGGCAGATTTGGTTCCTCAAGCACTTCAAGAGTACCGTCATCCACATTATCCCAAGCTATGCCCTCCTTCTTTCCAACATCATTAGGGGAGAGGGCCTGGACCCGAAAAAGGACTTCAACCTCCGTATCATTCTCCTTGGCGCTGAGCCGCACAGTGAAGAGACCCGCCGGAGAATCGAGGAGATTTACGGGGCAAAGGCGTACAACTCCTATGGCCTCTCAGAGATGAACGGTCCTGGAGGAGCCTTCGAGTGCCTGTACCAGGATGGCATGCACATTTGGGAAGACTACTACATTGTGGAAGTTATCAACCCTGAAACCCTGGAACCGTGTCCTCCAGGAGAACCGGGGGAGATTGTCCTCACCACCATTTTCCGCGATGCCACCCCAATTCTCCGGTACCGAACACGGGATGTGGCAGCCCTCATCGAGGAACCCTGTCCCTGCGGTCGGACCCACCGGAGAATCACAAGGATTCAGGGGCGAACCGATGACATGTTCATTTTCCGGGGCGTGAACATCTTTCCCATGCAAATCGAAAAGGTTCTCATGAACATTCCTGAAGTGGGTTCGAATTACCGCATTGTTCTTGAGCGAAAAGATTACGAGGATACCATGCGGGTAGAAGTAGAAATCAAACCCGAGTTCTTCTTTGGCGACCTTCAGAAGCTTGAGCGACTCCGAGAACGAATCGAATCAGAGCTCCGAGCTGAGATTCTCGTAACCCCTGAAGTGATTCTCGTAGAGCCGGGGAGCCTTCCCACTCAGGAGGGGAAAGCCCAACGGGTTTTTGACTACCGGAAACTCTAA
- a CDS encoding Rrf2 family transcriptional regulator: MRVSTRLRYGLRFLVRLAKLFGSSAPLRARDIAEAEHLSPDYLRQIAAILEARGIVRAVRGKEGGYVLTRPPEAITLLEIVQALEGPIHPVECLANPSFCSLVTSCSTRKLWEETAACLAGFFASKTLKNLVEEEQK, translated from the coding sequence ATGCGGGTGTCCACACGCCTTCGGTACGGCCTGCGGTTCCTGGTGAGGTTGGCGAAACTCTTTGGAAGCTCGGCACCCCTCAGGGCTCGGGATATAGCGGAGGCAGAACATCTCTCCCCGGATTACCTCCGCCAGATTGCTGCAATTCTTGAGGCCCGAGGTATTGTACGGGCCGTGCGGGGAAAAGAAGGGGGATATGTTCTCACCCGGCCTCCTGAGGCAATCACTCTCCTTGAGATAGTGCAGGCCCTTGAGGGACCCATCCATCCGGTGGAATGCCTGGCCAACCCTTCCTTCTGTTCCCTTGTGACTTCCTGCAGTACAAGGAAACTCTGGGAAGAGACGGCGGCATGCCTTGCGGGTTTCTTTGCTTCGAAGACTCTCAAAAACCTTGTGGAGGAGGAGCAGAAATGA
- the nifU gene encoding Fe-S cluster assembly scaffold protein NifU: MYSEKVLEHFRNPRNVGKIEDADGIGKVGNPICGDVMVMYLKIRDDRIEDAKFETFGCGAAIATSSMATELIKGKTIEEALQVTNRAVAEALGGLPPHKMHCSVLAEEAIRAAIEDYRTRRQKR; encoded by the coding sequence ATGTACTCCGAAAAGGTTCTCGAACATTTCCGAAACCCGAGAAATGTCGGGAAAATAGAGGATGCCGATGGAATTGGGAAAGTGGGCAATCCCATCTGTGGGGACGTCATGGTGATGTACTTGAAGATTCGAGACGATCGCATTGAGGATGCTAAATTCGAAACTTTCGGCTGTGGTGCAGCCATTGCCACCTCCTCCATGGCTACAGAACTCATCAAGGGAAAAACCATCGAAGAGGCTCTTCAGGTCACGAATCGGGCTGTAGCGGAGGCTCTCGGGGGTCTCCCACCGCACAAAATGCACTGTTCGGTTCTTGCTGAAGAAGCCATTCGGGCAGCCATTGAGGATTACCGCACAAGGAGGCAGAAGAGGTGA
- the hydE gene encoding [FeFe] hydrogenase H-cluster radical SAM maturase HydE yields the protein MKKGPCFDILELLEKEEDCSQEDIATLLACKDPEVTEQLFAIADAKRKKYVGDAVHLRGLVEFSNFCRKNCLYCGLRKENRNLKRYRMSPEEIYALCERIARLGVKTIVLQSGEDPWYEAKSFAELIHRIKKLGVAITLSVGEREPWEYALWKDAGADRYLLKQETFDEELFVRLHPDDDYNERLRCQEILKDLGYQVGSGNMVGLPRQTYASLALDIKKFQEWDFDMIGIGPFIPHPDTPLGGYTMDPEEKCLLTLKVLALTRILTKTTNLPATTALGTLVPGGRERGLRCGANVLMPNFTPSPYRIQYTIYPGKICIQEAWGSCLPCMEKMVAKLGRTIATDFGDRVRLSV from the coding sequence GTGAAGAAAGGTCCTTGTTTTGACATCCTCGAGCTCCTCGAAAAGGAAGAAGATTGCTCTCAGGAAGATATCGCCACCCTTTTAGCCTGCAAGGACCCTGAAGTTACTGAACAGCTCTTTGCCATTGCCGATGCGAAGCGCAAAAAGTACGTTGGGGATGCGGTGCATCTCCGGGGACTTGTGGAGTTCTCCAACTTCTGCCGCAAGAACTGCCTCTACTGCGGGCTGCGAAAGGAAAATAGAAATCTCAAACGGTACCGCATGTCCCCCGAAGAAATATATGCTCTCTGCGAACGCATTGCCCGCCTCGGGGTAAAGACCATCGTTCTCCAGTCGGGAGAGGACCCCTGGTACGAAGCGAAGAGTTTTGCCGAACTCATCCACCGAATCAAAAAGCTTGGAGTAGCCATAACCTTAAGCGTTGGAGAAAGAGAACCCTGGGAATACGCCCTCTGGAAGGACGCAGGAGCCGACCGCTACCTCCTGAAACAGGAAACCTTCGATGAAGAGCTTTTTGTTCGCCTCCATCCCGATGATGACTACAACGAACGCCTCAGATGTCAAGAGATACTCAAAGACCTGGGGTACCAGGTGGGAAGCGGGAACATGGTAGGCCTCCCGCGCCAGACCTATGCATCTCTGGCGCTCGACATCAAGAAATTCCAGGAATGGGATTTTGACATGATTGGCATTGGACCTTTCATACCTCATCCCGATACCCCTCTTGGGGGGTACACCATGGACCCGGAGGAGAAATGCCTTCTGACCCTCAAGGTCCTTGCGCTGACCCGCATCCTGACAAAAACCACAAACCTTCCGGCCACCACCGCCTTGGGAACCCTGGTTCCCGGGGGGAGAGAGCGAGGGCTTCGCTGTGGCGCCAACGTCCTTATGCCGAACTTCACCCCTTCCCCTTACCGAATCCAGTACACAATCTACCCGGGCAAGATATGCATCCAGGAAGCCTGGGGGAGCTGTCTCCCCTGCATGGAGAAAATGGTTGCAAAACTCGGGCGGACAATTGCTACAGATTTCGGGGATAGAGTTCGTCTTTCCGTGTAG
- a CDS encoding 2,3-bisphosphoglycerate-independent phosphoglycerate mutase → MGNILDNLKNLLKKGQSKMVLCVVDGLGGIPHPDFGGKTELEAARTPNLDALAQKSSLGLMIPVNFGITPGSGPGHIALFGYDPEEVVIGRGVLEALGVGMELREGDVAARANFATKNGEGIITDRRAGRISTEECQRLVQRLQESIRNIEDVEILLKPGKEHRFVMVLRGSNLGDNLKDTDPQKEGLPPYEPKGFDAPSEKTARIVKAFLEKAEALLANEPKANAILLRGFSKSPTLEKFPERYGVRALAVAIYPMYKGIARLFGFDTPDVEGDLRDEVEFLKSRWQEYDFFFLHYKDTDKAGEDGDFSRKVERIEYFDSLLPEILSLSPDVLVITGDHATPSLLKGHSWHPCPVLLYSPYGGVPTGRRFTERECITGYLGHFPARALMSLMLSSALRLGKFGA, encoded by the coding sequence ATGGGAAACATCCTCGATAACCTGAAAAACCTGCTCAAGAAGGGTCAGAGCAAGATGGTGCTTTGCGTTGTGGACGGTCTTGGGGGTATTCCCCATCCTGATTTCGGCGGGAAAACGGAGCTTGAGGCAGCAAGGACTCCGAATCTCGACGCTCTTGCCCAGAAAAGCTCTCTTGGTCTCATGATTCCGGTGAATTTCGGTATTACCCCAGGGAGTGGTCCGGGACACATTGCGCTTTTCGGGTACGATCCAGAAGAGGTCGTGATTGGCCGGGGTGTTCTTGAAGCCCTGGGAGTTGGAATGGAGCTCAGAGAGGGAGATGTTGCTGCACGGGCAAATTTCGCTACGAAAAACGGGGAAGGTATCATCACCGATCGGCGAGCGGGGAGAATTTCCACCGAAGAGTGCCAGCGCCTTGTGCAGCGGCTCCAAGAGAGCATTCGGAACATTGAGGATGTGGAGATACTCCTCAAGCCGGGAAAGGAACACCGTTTCGTCATGGTCCTCCGGGGAAGCAATCTGGGCGATAACCTTAAAGATACGGACCCCCAGAAAGAGGGACTCCCCCCCTACGAACCCAAAGGCTTTGACGCACCATCGGAGAAGACTGCCCGCATTGTCAAAGCTTTCCTTGAAAAAGCCGAGGCTCTCCTTGCAAATGAGCCAAAGGCTAATGCTATTCTCCTTCGGGGCTTTTCCAAGTCCCCAACTCTTGAGAAATTCCCTGAACGGTATGGAGTCCGGGCATTAGCCGTCGCCATCTACCCCATGTACAAGGGAATTGCCCGGCTTTTTGGATTTGATACCCCGGATGTGGAAGGGGATCTGCGGGATGAGGTAGAGTTCCTCAAGTCACGGTGGCAGGAATACGATTTCTTCTTCCTCCACTACAAGGATACCGACAAAGCCGGAGAAGATGGAGACTTTTCCCGGAAAGTGGAACGTATCGAGTACTTTGACTCTCTGCTCCCTGAGATTCTTTCCCTCTCTCCTGATGTTCTCGTCATTACCGGTGACCACGCAACGCCATCTCTTCTCAAGGGGCACTCCTGGCATCCCTGCCCGGTTCTCCTCTACTCGCCGTATGGAGGGGTACCTACGGGAAGGCGCTTTACGGAGAGGGAGTGCATAACGGGGTATCTTGGCCACTTTCCTGCCCGAGCCCTCATGAGCCTCATGCTTTCTTCAGCCCTGCGCCTTGGAAAGTTCGGAGCATAG